TGCATTGAAAGGCTTTTCATCAAACCCCACACCCCAAAGAGCAAGCAACGGTTTGCCATCCTCATAGAGATAGTATTTCTGTTGGTTACGGTCTAACAATTGATACGTATCCATAATGGCCTTCGCATCGGCAAGCAACGCACTTTCATCACGGTTTCCTTCCATAAACCCACCTAAATCATACATCACGCTGATGGCTCGCTGAAATTGGTTACTTCCTTTCATCGCGTGCTTCAACACCATATCGAAATGATCTTTTCCATCAGGATTATTGATTACCTCACCTACAAAGCGTTGCATAAAGACACCATCAATGCCATATTCCTTCATCCATTTGAAATGAAGCAACACACTCGACTCATCGTAAGCACTGTACACCTGAGCTGCTTCACCATTGGGCAATATAAATTTAGAAGAGCGACCTTTAGGTCCATCTACACCCGGAGTGTATCTCTTTTCATATTCAGACATATCGGGCCACATATCAATAGAGTTCTGCAAAACTCCCGGCTTGAACACTTCACTTTCACGATAGTGATACCAAGCCGTGTTATCAGAATTGCTATGCCTGCATCCGTCACCCGGCGCACCAAACCATCCTTGATAGCCTGCCATCACCAAGCCACGATAGGTATCGAACGGTTTGCCGTCTTCATGGAGTTCAAAATCCGGCTTATTATAAACATCTTCTGCAGGAGGTGTTTCTGGCTCTTCTATTGCCGGTGGAATATAGTCACCTTTGTCATCACCACAGGCTACTAATCCCAGGAAAAGGGTACCCAACAGCCAATAATTTATCTTATTTTGTTTCATTATTTCCATTTTTTCAGTTAAAATAAAGGCCGGAAGAACAAACATACGTCTCCCTTCCGGCCATTGTCACAATCTTACTACCTCTGCTCCAACTACTCGTTGGGAACTTCTATCTTTACAATTTCTGTATAATTGTACTTTTCAAATTTATCCTTTACTTTGGCACCCATACGGACAAAGTAAATGTATCCGGGCTTTACCTGCAAAGACACTTCATACGCTATACTCTTGCCATCGTCCTCTTTAGGAATCTTATCCCAAGTTTTCATAACGTTAATCTTGCCGGGCTTATCGTAATAACCAATATGATTGGAAGCACCGCAGAAATGATTCAAACTGAGAAACGGACAAACATCCATAACTTGTGGGAGCCCTTCAGTAATCGGAGCATCCAAACGGCAGGACATGGTGAGTGTGGTTCCCTCAAGTTTCGTTTTGAAGTCAAACAACTTCAAATAAGGCGTCACCTCAAAATTTTGAGTAGTCTTGCTACCGATACCCATACGGATAGTATCAGAAGGCCACCAAGACCCTTCCGGTACCATATCATACGTTCCGGCAAAGAGTTTGGTATTATTGAACGTACCGTCTTCTTTGATGGCAAGATCCTGACTTCCGGGATTAACTTTATAACTCACCTCCCAGATGCGAATATGGCAATCTCCTCGATCAGAAACAATGCCTTCTCCGGTAGTGGAATCTATAATCTTCCCATAGAAATGGCAATCGGGAGCATCGAAGTTATCTACCCCCATGCAGGATACCACCAGCAATGCTGAAGCAGCACATATTAAACTATATATTAACTTTTTCATATCAATACTTTTCTATATAATTATTCATTAATGGCCATCATTACGAACCAGTAACGGATTCTTATTGATTTCACCACCCGGTATTTGATCGTAATAATCTTTCTTATTAAAATTCACCCTACGGCCTTCACGTTCCACTTCAGGCAAGAATATCCACATATATTTTTTATCAGGATCATCTCCCTCCTTCCAATCGGGATTGATTTCATCCAAAACCTGATAAGCCAGCAGTCCATGAGTATACACACCATCCATGAACATAATGTCGGCCACTCTCCAGCGACGAATATCGAACACACGGTGATTTTCAAAGACAAGCTCACGGGCACGTTCATCACGGATATATTGCAGGTTCTCGTCAATCGGGAAACCATAGATTTCGGAACCTATATCAGCCGGATTGGTAACCATTGCATGAGGATGGGCACCTGCACGATCACGGATTTCATTGATATGCTCAAAAGCTTCTGCCTTCAAATCATCACTACCGGTAATCAATCCCAGTTCATAAGCTGCTTCCGCCCAGTTCAGTAAAATTTCACCATAACGGAATACTTTCCAAGGTTGAGAA
This window of the Bacteroides intestinalis DSM 17393 genome carries:
- a CDS encoding DUF3823 domain-containing protein, with product MKKLIYSLICAASALLVVSCMGVDNFDAPDCHFYGKIIDSTTGEGIVSDRGDCHIRIWEVSYKVNPGSQDLAIKEDGTFNNTKLFAGTYDMVPEGSWWPSDTIRMGIGSKTTQNFEVTPYLKLFDFKTKLEGTTLTMSCRLDAPITEGLPQVMDVCPFLSLNHFCGASNHIGYYDKPGKINVMKTWDKIPKEDDGKSIAYEVSLQVKPGYIYFVRMGAKVKDKFEKYNYTEIVKIEVPNE
- a CDS encoding glycoside hydrolase family 71/99-like protein; translated protein: MKQNKINYWLLGTLFLGLVACGDDKGDYIPPAIEEPETPPAEDVYNKPDFELHEDGKPFDTYRGLVMAGYQGWFGAPGDGCRHSNSDNTAWYHYRESEVFKPGVLQNSIDMWPDMSEYEKRYTPGVDGPKGRSSKFILPNGEAAQVYSAYDESSVLLHFKWMKEYGIDGVFMQRFVGEVINNPDGKDHFDMVLKHAMKGSNQFQRAISVMYDLGGFMEGNRDESALLADAKAIMDTYQLLDRNQQKYYLYEDGKPLLALWGVGFDEKPFNADQIASLIAALKEQGWSIMLGVNDDWRTHSSSKWPRAKYTDIVKSANVIFPWFVGRYGSIEVYNSHRKPIIDADIQWCKKNGVHYAPHCFPGGADLNMHPNNSVMERLGGRFFWEQIYGGIKLGAEMIYVAMFDEIDEGTAIFKCLNKSDVPSNVPETDYYVWYNKAKGSYGHGSSPKDESQLEGGWCKKASELNIVFQGVEDDLPTDHYLWLTGQARKMLRGEVPLKNAWPAR